DNA from Salvelinus alpinus chromosome 17, SLU_Salpinus.1, whole genome shotgun sequence:
GCTCAGAGAAACTCCATTCCGAATGTATTTTGACATTATTAAGCTTGAAAAGCTGGTGAATGGCTGCTTCCTGGGCTTAAAAGGAGAATCGCCATATTCAACATCTCCTGTAAATTCAAATTCTGGTTGCAAAAACACCATGCATAATAAAGAAAAATGCATCCTCTGGTGACACTGCATGAATTCTAGCCCTGCAGCGCACAGAGCCATATGATTGTTTTGCTCGCTCACTTCATCATAATCAACAAAAACCCAACAGGTGTTGCGGCTCCCGAAATCACGATAATCTTGATCATGATTATCTATCACTGTTATTGTACGTTTCGCTGCAGAACAACCCTTCTTTTCTCAGTTGACAACAAAGGAACGACCATTGTGGGTTGGATCAGAGATGCTGTGTGATTTAACCAATCATGCAGGACACTGGTGGGGTTCTGTATTATCATTTGCACTCCTGCTGATGCTTTTATATTACAGTGGCACCACTATAACTGGCATAATTGCATCTTCAAACCGCCCAGAGTTGCACCCTTGATCCAAAATCCATTAGCACAGTGCAAGTCCGGGCCCATGGGACAGATGAGGGCTTGGTTCCAACAGGGCTTGTTATCACTCCACCACAGTGAATAAAATATTTAGGTTTTGTCTTTGCTTGCTCTTCATTGATTGGCACAGCAAGATAAGAGAGTGTACCATGGCCTCGTAAAATTACATTTTACACTTTTatttttactcaattatttattTGTTTGTGCCAAAACCCACAATCTGTTGCTTTGTCTACTATATATATTAAAGGGCCACAGGATATTTTCTTATTGCACAACATTTTAACTTTTACAGCCACCCCCTCTGTGTATTATTGTCTATCAAATTACATGCCTGTAATTCCGGTCTTTCAATACTAGACTGTCTAGCTGTCAAACAACGACTTGAGGTTTCCTCTCACAGTGAGATGAAGATTTTATGGCTTCCTTCTCTGCCTCATGGATCGTATCTCTTGAGAAAGGTAAAGTTTTCTTTCCTCCAGTCTTTTCCAGTTCAGTCCCACAATGCTCTATATTGGCTGTTACATAATGGCAACACAGCACCTCAGGGCAATAGTTCTTACTCAGCGACAGGTGGAAATCTGATAAACAAACTCTGTTATTTTCATTGTTGAAAGGCTTGATCAAATTATACTTTTACACAGTTTGAACATATTGAGAATGGGAGCCACAACTCTCTTTCGTGGGAGAAATGAATGTCTCAGAACATTTCAAAGGTCtccttgtaacggctgtcgtagtcgttctcctcctcagacgaggaggagcatggatcggaccaagatgcagagtggtaagtgttcatatttaatgaaaaaacaacaaaacacaaaaaccagcaaacgtgactaacccgaaacagtcctgtgtggcccaaacgctgacacaggaacaaacacccacaaaacacaagtgaaacccaggctgcctaagtatgattctcaatcagggacaacgattgacagctgtctctgattgagaatcataccaggccgaacaccaaatcccaacatagaaaatcaaccatagaccaacccacccaactcacgccctgaccaactaaaataaatacaagacaaaggaaaacaggtcaggaacgtgacagaaccccccccccttaaggtgcgaactccgggcgcaccagtacaaagtctaggggagggtctgggtgggcgtctgtccacggtggcggctctggcgctggtcgtggtccccaccccaccatagtcaacccccgcttccgtggcctcctcccaatatccaccctccatgtcaatcccactattccaaagggcagtaacagactgaggggcagcaccggattgaggggcagcaccggattgaggggcagcaccggattgAGGGGcagcactggactgaggggcagcaccggactgaggggcagcaccggactgaggggcagcaccggactgaggggcggatcctggctggctggctctggcggatcctggctggctggctctggcggatcctggctggctggctctggcggatcctggatggctggctctggcggatcctggctggctggctctggcggatcctggctggctggctctggcggatcctggctggcggaaggctctggaggatcctggctggctggctccggcagctcctggctggacggctccggctggtcctggctggacggctccggctggacggctccggctggtcctggctggacggctccggctggtcctggctggacggctccggctggtcctggctggacggctccggctggtcctggctggacggctccggctggtcctggctggacggctccggctggtcctggctggacggctctggctggtcctggctggacggctctgaaggctcgggacagacgggcagctcaggacagacgggcagctctgacggctcgggacagacgggcagcgctgggcaggcagatagttcagacaacgctgggcaggcagacagttcaggcagcgctgagcaggcaagcagcgcaggcggcgttgggcagacggccgactctgacctgctgaggcgcacagtaggcctggtgcgtggtgccggaactggaggcactgggctggagacacgcaccacagggagagtgcgtggaggaggaacagggctctggaaacgcactggaagcctggtgcgtggtgtcggcactgatggtactgggctggggtgggaaggtggcggatataccggaccgtgaaggaggacacgcgctcttgagcaccgagcctccccaaccctaccaggttgaatggtccccgtagccctgccagtgcggcgaggtggaatagcccgcactgggctatgctggcgaaccggggacaccctctgtaaggctggtgccatgtacgccggcccgaggagacgtactggaggccagatatgttgggccggcttcatgacacccggctcgatgcccaacctagcccagccagtgcggcaaggtggaatagcccgcactggactaagcacgcgtactggggacaccgtgcgctttaccgcataacacggtgtctgaccagtatgacgccctctcactccacggtaagcccggggagttggctcaggtatcctacccggcttcgccacactcccctttagcccccccccaagatatttttgggtgagcctctcgggcttccagccgctctgccttgctttcgcctcataatacctcctctccgctttcgctgcctccagctccgctttggggcggcgacactcctctggctctgcccagggtccttttccgtctaggatttcctcccatgtccattcctcttttccccattgctgttgttcttgccatccttctccactccgcttggtccttttatggtgggtgtttctgtaacggctgtcgtagtcaactaaaataaatacaagacaaaggaaaacaggtcaggaacgtgacactcctGCACAATAGGAATGTGCCCAATGAATTATGTAACCTAATATACAGTGGTGCATTTTTGTGCATATTTTTGTTAATATTGTGTCATGACGTTGCACTGTtgggtgaggtttatgacccccccccccccccccccataaatacctttcccccttttctctccactctacagaatggactcttggaaagccttttgttaacatagagagagtatggtaacatcaaaagatttgggaatggaacaatatttccctttctcaaccagttgaaagtgtccgtttggtacttaaagaatatgatgtcagatcagttgttctctgggacattatatctgatgataggacgacataaattgtatcttggaaagtctacacattctagttatcagattcacatggaattgttgtgcaatttaaatgtttaaatttgaaactatttgtgagaagatgaaactatgctcactcagtggccacgcccaagtgaacagacattggttgagaactatgaaacacgcccttctctcccACTGTACAAAAGCCTGTTGATGGAAGTCAACCTTAGTTCCCGATGACGTGAGGACTGGTGTCCATACGTTTAAAAGGGCTAATTTCAACTACAACCTAACAAAATTAGTATTTAGTTCCAGAAATATTAGGACTGCTGTCCTAATGTTTAAAAGGGCAAATTTCAACGTGGACGACCACCACACTGGAATGGTGAATTTCGACTAGACCTGCCAGAATACAGCGCGAGCTgattatggcaacttggtatgaactttgaacgattattcactaaagaagaagTAATACCTCCTAGACGTTGAGTTATCAGCTGCAGCTGTAAATGTACTTGGCCTAGGAAAGGACAGACAATCTGCGAAGAACGACAGGGTACTTTAACGTATCCGCTCTACAACACTACGACCAGAAAGATTATTCAAAGGACAATTGCGATCTCTGCTGGGTAAACCAGTTTTCCATCTTCGACCCATCcatcgaagcgcagctcagagtaaatatatatatcttgcATTTTCCTCTTCCGAATGGGAGGttattagaatgcataagattctgtatttactgtagcatagcttCTCAAGATCCGATAGAGATTCAATCCCTTtgtccctcagtcttcccgctctttcattcaaacccaacccccttcctttgtgtaaccagccgtcataccAGGTTAGCCCACTAGTGGCTTTTCATGACATGATTAGTAATCGATGTGTGAGCTATCccctgtgtatatatatgtaattATGTGTGATTATTtaagtatttagtaaataaataattaagccaatttgtgcattgctgattcaacttattAGCTAAGGTTTTTGCAGACAACCAAGTACTTACGACAATCAGAATTAGACCGATCGAGGTGccgattaataattgactgctattgatataaaagatcttCAGATCTTTAAGAGAGTGGATTCGGGAGATAACCACTCTATATAAATGAATGCTTCTGTCATGCCCAAGGTTTATTAATGGTTTAATTGTTGCATGGTTTAATTCAATCACGTAATCAATTGAACTATAGGTAATCGATTTGATAAAATACCATGTCATATCATTTAATCATAGTCAGACACGACAATTGTTTACCTATCAATAATATAGTAGTGTCATATGGATGCAATTGCCAAGTATACTGTACCTGTTGCACTCTTGCATGGCATTCAGAAAATAATATTAGTTCTGACTCATTGGTCTTGGCAGCTCAGTTGCTCATCCTGAGGGCACATTACGAGGGTTACAAAATCACGTCTGATACGGtttcatttattccattccagccgtcctcctatagctcctcccaccagcctagTCTGATTTCAAGTGCTCTTTTCTACAATTACAGAACACTCGCGTGGTAAACCCAACAAACAACTCACCCGTGCTGTCGCACTGATTACAGACATTAAATGTTGATTGAGTTGATGGATATGGTAATTATGTATATTTGTATGGGTGGATGCTATGTATTGCAGTATAACAATTTCATTTTGTCTTAGATGGAGATAACACAGTCTAAGGAAGATGTGAGTAATAGCTTTCCAAAAAATCCCCTAAATCCAACCAGTGACTTAAACATACCGTTTGACTTGGGATCGACTTCAAACTGAAATTTCTCTGAAAAAACATGTGAAAGGGGATTGTGTTCAACCTTCAAAGGAACATATGGTATACTTTTTGCATTAACTTAACTTTTCCAGGGAAAATCGAGAGAACAATAAAGATAGATCATAAGAGGTAACAATCCATACTTAGTGAATTCAACTCGCAGCGATTGAATCAAAGGCCTTATTTGAAGCATGTTTTCTTCGCCTCCAACACGGCCTTTAGTAGAGTTGATATACAGACtggcaaaataaaggaaacatcaaCAATTTGTcttagggtgttgggccaccacgagctgccagaacagcttatTGGCaggatgagacaccattctttCACAAGAAcgtccataatttggtgttttgttgatggtggtggaaaacgctgtctcaggctccgctcaagaatctcccataagtgttcaattgggttgtgatctggtgactgagacacacacacacacacacaccctttaaaacccctatgctcctttgagacccctctttcaaagtcactgagatctcttcttctagacATGGTAGTAAAAATAATGGCCAACGGGCATttctatacatgaccctaagtaCGATGGAATGTTAACCGCTTAATTATTAAGGAACCACacgtgtggaagcacctgcttttaaTATACTTtgcatccctcatttactcaaatgtttcctttattttggcagttacctgtagaatCATTAGtagtagcaaccaggaaatggattAAAATTGACCTATGGACTGATTTGCCTGCAGCCTCACTTAAATTATTAATTCTCCCTACAAAGAGTTGAGCTTCTTTCACTTCTCTCACATGTCTGCGTCATTCATTTGTAAtactatgacatgctattttaaTGCAGTATGAAGTTTGGTGTTGTATTACAAAATGGTTGTGTGCGAACTCGTGTGGTGGCCTGTATTTGCTCTAGTTCTGTCAAATCGTATAACGCTGCTCTACAAAATTTGGTAAGCAAACATAATATTAAGTCGGGGAGtagtctgctgtgtgtgtgtgtgtgtgtgtgtgtttatgaattCAAATCACCTGTGTGGGCTGGGTTGCCCCCCGGCCTCCCATCTTTGATTGACCTCTGTCACGAGTCAAGTGTCTGAAGCACTTCAGTTGCTCTGTGCTGTCATCCTCACCCCTGGACTGGAGAAGTCAATTAGACATCGTCTCTCCACCGGAAACACACCAGCCGCCTGTACCCGCATTACAAAACAAGGCAAAGCATCTTATTTACAACCCAAGGATATTGACAATGAATTCAGAATGTCAAGGACCCACACATCAGTGTGCTAAAACACATTTACAATTCCAGCTCGCCCATCCCAGTGCAGCTTGAGTGTGTGCGCTCATTACTTACGGAATTAAATACAGCGGCAATTTGTGTTTGGCCCCTCTTTTTCTCTTGTAGCATCAGGGAAGGGTTTTGAGAGGAACGCAGCAACAGCACTTTGGGTGAGCTGAGGAATGAGGTTTTTGAATTTTTCCACTTTAACAATCCTATTGTTTTAAGGTGATTATTCGCTCACCCCAAAATGCATTGAAAATATGCCTGATTATTTCAGGAAATGAATGCGCTGGAGAATTCCGTCTGAGACTAATTAGTAGGTGCAGCACTGAGACAGCATAATGATTACAGAGTGGAGAAACAATGCGCTGCCGTGATCACATTCCCTTCACTTTCTCAGCCCTCGCCTAATGTGAATGTACACAGAGTGCCTCTGCCAAAAAGTGCAATGCAATGTGAATATGcccccttcccttcctccttctccccAGCCAATCCCTTAAGCCCCTGCCCTCCTGTACTGAAACCGGTGTCTCCGTCTGCTTGGGAGAGCCTACCTCCTCAAACAGATGTTGCCTGCCCTCCCCCACCATAAATATGTCTGTCAGCCGACTAACAGACAAACTTACCCAGCCTGGAGAGAGAGGCGTGTAGGCTGCATGCTCAAatgggtaaataaatgaaacgAGGAAGTGTATTCAACACTTAATACACTTCCCCGGAGCAAAGAGCCCTTAATACATTTAAcgaggtgatgtgtgtgtgtacatttgtgtctctatctgtgtgtgtcggtctctccctctgtgtgtgtgtgtgtgtgtgtgtgtgtgtgtgtgtgtgtgtgtgtgtgtgtgtgtgtgtgtgtgtgtgtgtgtgtgtgtgtggtctttctctctcacacacaaacacagagagagaggatacctCTTCATGAATACCATCCCTGTAAACATGGGTGAAAACAATGGATTATGAGGAAATGAGCTTCTTCACTTGGCAGCATAAATCAGTAGGGAGCCAATCCTCTCTAATGGAAAGCAGAGGCCCACGCCCCCAAGACTTATCAATCATGGAGATAGAGCTGCCACCATATTGACTAGGCACCAAACAAGCAATATCTGAGATGAGGTTTAAGTGCTATTCCCCATGGTGGTCACATTGTATATCATTTCACTGCCAATATCTCATGGAACTATTATTGAATTGCTAGTATGTATAGTTACACTACCATACAATGTACATGGAACAGCAGACCATTAGTGTGTTTGCTTCTTCATTTCATACATAGGCAATCAATACATTTCTATAAATCTCAGTAAAGGTCGAGAGGTTCATGGTAATTGAAGGTTCTTGTTATTTAAAGGTTTTGGAGACTGATATAGTCGATAGGCCTACATGTTTGTTTTTGCAATTATGCAATGTGTGTGTATTCAACATTGTTGCAGTAAACCTGTTTCAGTAAATGTccatggttgaattcaagaaccCCTCCTTCATCCTACGAGATGAGACTTAGGGAATGAAACGACTATACTGCACAGCATGAATTTAATACACTGCACATTATCAAGGCAACAACCCTTAGAAAGCCTACCTTTATTAATATCCACTTTGTTTTCACCCCCAATCACACATTAGCCATCCCAGTAAAGGATGCTTTGGGAATGTGGTGCAAAACGTGAAATTCTGTTCTTAACGTCTGACCTGTTTCAGTGGGAGTCATCTGCACCACAAAGCATGTCGGGTGCTGCTTAATTTAGCAATCACAGTTCTCCGGCTTCAGCCTCCTCTGAGCTCCAACCAACGGCAGCGACAAGCTCACTGGTTTTAGATCAACGTCAGGATAATGTTATTCACATTTCGTACACTGCCCAGTGGTGTCCCCCTCATTAGGAAGCACAACaaagggagaatctcaattggatttccttgattcctcgtaTC
Protein-coding regions in this window:
- the LOC139542587 gene encoding proteoglycan 4-like, producing MKPAQHIWPPVRLLGPAYMAPALQRVSPVRQHSPVRAIPPRRTGRATGTIQPGRVGEARCSRARVLLHGPVYPPPSHPSPVPSVPTPRTRLPVRFQSPVPPPRTLPVVRVSSPVPPVPAPRTRPTVRLSRSESAVCPTPPALLACSALPELSACPALSELSACPALPVCPEPSELPVCPELPVCPEPSEPSSQDQPEPSSQDQPEPSSQDQPEPSSQDQPEPSSQDQPEPSSQDQPEPSSQDQPEPSSRSRPARTSRSRPARSCRSQPARILQSLPPARIRQSQPARIRQSQPARIRQSQPSRIRQSQPARIRQSQPARIRQSQPARIRPSVRCCPSVRCCPSVRCCPSVQCCPSIRCCPSIRCCPSIRCCPSVCYCPLE